A window from Vigna angularis cultivar LongXiaoDou No.4 chromosome 7, ASM1680809v1, whole genome shotgun sequence encodes these proteins:
- the LOC108338152 gene encoding ubiquitin-conjugating enzyme E2 10, with the protein MASKRILKELKDLQKDPPTSCSAGPVAEDMFHWQATIMGPPDSPYAGGVFLVTIHFPPDYPFKPPKVAFRTKVFHPNINSNGSICLDILKEQWSPALTISKVLLSICSLLTDPNPDDPLVPEIAHMYKTDRNKYESTARSWTQKYAMG; encoded by the exons ATGGCGTCGAAGCGAATTTTGAAGGAGCTTAAGGATTTGCAGAAGGATCCTCCAACTTCTTGCAGTGCCG gTCCTGTTGCTGAAGACATGTTTCATTGGCAAGCAACAATTATGGGTCCTCCGGACAGTCCTTATGCGGGAGGTGTTTTCCTAGTGACTATTCATTTCCCTCCAGATTATCCCTTCAAGCCACCCAAG GTTGCATTTAGGACGAAAGTATTCCACCCAAACATAAATAGCAATGGAAGCATTTGCCTCGATATATTAAAGGAGCAGTGGAGCCCTGCCCTAACCATTTCCAAG GTGTTGCTTTCAATTTGTTCCCTGTTAACGGACCCAAATCCTGATGATCCTTTGGTCCCTGAAATTGCCCACATGTACAAGACAGACAGGAATAAATATGAGTCAACTGCAAGAAGCTGGACCCAGAAATATGCCATGGGCTAA